The following proteins come from a genomic window of Solwaraspora sp. WMMA2065:
- a CDS encoding thiamine pyrophosphate-binding protein, translated as MKVYQAIADALVDHRVDTVFGLLGDANMFLVADLVARHGVRFVAARNENAAVMMADGWARVTGRCAVATVTQGPGLAAAGPALTIARQAGTPLLLLAGDTPASDPLHVQNFPQQPFALATAGAFVPMTGVSTVSRDVAAGVREAVGRPGPVVLDIGLDLQDEPAGDRPAVPLGAAVAPAGPLPLAPDPMAVAGLADRLRRARHPVILAGRGAVHAGPELTALADRAGAVLVTSLMAAGLFAGHPYALGVAGGLARPLTRDVLREADLVVTFGACLNRWTADHGQLFGAAQVYSVDRDPAAIGARWPVHGGLVGDAALAARALTGALESARPGSEPDGWRTPQLARAIRDADPFAGLGPEPTGARHIDPRRLMAICARRLPLPRTTVVGVGHFGGWPNLYLDSPAVDRSLVAPWEFGSIGVGVAYAIGAALGRPDRPVVAFEGDGSLLTALGELDTLARVGAPVLVIVLDDGAYGAEVRKLRPAGADPGIARFPYRDLAAVAGALGVTAYRAHDEASVSAAFDALLPLTGPVLLHVKVDPDVVQQHF; from the coding sequence ATGATGGCCGACGGGTGGGCGCGGGTCACCGGCCGGTGCGCGGTGGCCACGGTCACCCAGGGTCCGGGTCTGGCCGCTGCCGGCCCGGCGTTGACCATCGCCCGGCAGGCGGGCACACCGCTGCTGCTGCTCGCCGGGGACACCCCGGCGAGTGACCCGCTGCACGTGCAGAACTTTCCTCAGCAGCCCTTCGCCCTGGCCACCGCCGGTGCCTTCGTGCCGATGACCGGCGTGTCGACGGTGTCGCGCGACGTCGCAGCCGGGGTCCGCGAGGCCGTCGGGCGACCGGGGCCGGTGGTGCTCGACATTGGGTTGGACCTGCAGGATGAACCGGCCGGGGACCGGCCGGCCGTACCGCTCGGGGCCGCTGTCGCGCCGGCCGGACCACTACCGCTGGCACCCGACCCGATGGCGGTCGCCGGGTTGGCGGACCGACTGCGTCGGGCCCGGCACCCGGTGATCCTCGCCGGCCGAGGCGCGGTGCACGCCGGACCCGAGCTGACCGCGTTGGCCGACCGCGCCGGAGCCGTGCTGGTCACCAGCCTGATGGCCGCCGGCCTGTTCGCGGGCCATCCGTACGCCCTCGGCGTTGCCGGTGGGCTGGCCCGCCCGCTGACCCGGGACGTGCTGCGCGAGGCGGATCTCGTCGTGACGTTCGGTGCCTGCCTGAACCGGTGGACGGCCGATCACGGACAGCTGTTCGGCGCCGCGCAGGTGTACAGCGTCGACCGGGATCCGGCGGCGATCGGTGCCCGCTGGCCGGTGCACGGTGGGCTGGTCGGCGACGCGGCGCTGGCCGCCCGGGCGTTGACCGGGGCACTGGAGTCGGCGCGGCCCGGGTCGGAGCCGGACGGCTGGCGTACGCCGCAGCTGGCCCGGGCGATCCGCGACGCCGACCCGTTCGCCGGACTCGGCCCGGAGCCCACCGGTGCCCGGCACATCGACCCCCGCCGGCTGATGGCGATCTGCGCCCGTCGGTTGCCGCTGCCCCGCACGACGGTAGTCGGCGTCGGCCACTTCGGCGGCTGGCCCAACCTCTACCTGGACTCGCCGGCCGTGGACCGCTCGCTGGTCGCGCCGTGGGAGTTCGGCAGTATCGGCGTCGGTGTGGCGTACGCGATCGGTGCCGCGCTCGGCCGCCCGGACCGCCCGGTGGTGGCGTTCGAGGGCGACGGCAGTCTGCTGACCGCGTTGGGTGAGCTGGACACCCTGGCCCGGGTCGGCGCTCCGGTGCTGGTGATCGTGCTGGACGACGGCGCGTACGGGGCGGAGGTGCGCAAGCTGCGACCGGCCGGTGCTGACCCGGGCATCGCCCGCTTCCCGTACCGGGACCTGGCCGCGGTGGCCGGCGCGCTCGGTGTCACCGCGTACCGGGCGCATGACGAGGCCTCCGTTTCGGCGGCGTTCGACGCGCTGCTGCCACTGACCGGGCCGGTGCTGCTGCACGTGAAGGTAGATCCGGATGTCGTGCAGCAGCACTTCTGA
- a CDS encoding IclR family transcriptional regulator, which translates to MSSVTDPGRESGTQALDRALAVLLAFRRDTPERKVSDVSRELGLHKSTASRLFRALADAGFLQRNEETGAYRLGVTVFDLGARFLAGLDMHAIARPLLHQLAEEQGESVNLAIRDGLDAISIDLVTGSHSLQLVSRLGRRIPLWCSAAGKALLIDMDDDQVRELLAGAGWARLTRRTITDIDVFLADLAGVRERGWALNDEESEDGLRVVGAPVRDRLGAVTASISVSGPIFRLDSPQQVATLATAAVRTADELSRQLGHGVGQIWGS; encoded by the coding sequence ATGTCGTCTGTCACCGACCCCGGTCGCGAGTCCGGCACCCAGGCACTCGATCGCGCGCTGGCCGTGCTGCTTGCGTTCCGGCGCGACACCCCCGAACGCAAGGTCAGTGACGTCAGCCGGGAGCTCGGGCTGCACAAGTCGACCGCCAGCCGGTTGTTCCGGGCGCTCGCCGACGCCGGCTTCCTGCAGCGCAACGAGGAGACCGGCGCGTACCGGCTGGGAGTCACCGTGTTCGACCTCGGCGCCCGCTTCCTGGCCGGGCTCGACATGCACGCCATCGCCCGACCGTTGCTGCACCAGCTGGCCGAGGAGCAGGGCGAGTCGGTCAACCTCGCCATCCGCGACGGCCTGGACGCGATCTCGATCGACCTGGTGACCGGGTCGCACAGCCTGCAGCTGGTCTCCCGGCTGGGCCGACGCATTCCGTTGTGGTGCAGCGCGGCCGGCAAGGCGCTGTTGATCGACATGGACGACGACCAGGTCCGCGAGCTGCTGGCCGGGGCAGGCTGGGCCCGGCTGACCCGACGCACGATCACCGACATCGACGTCTTCCTGGCCGATCTCGCCGGGGTGCGGGAACGCGGCTGGGCGCTCAACGACGAGGAGAGCGAGGACGGCCTGCGGGTCGTCGGCGCACCGGTGCGGGACCGGCTCGGCGCGGTGACCGCGTCGATCAGCGTCTCCGGCCCGATCTTCCGGCTGGACAGCCCGCAACAGGTCGCCACGCTCGCCACCGCCGCGGTCCGCACCGCCGACGAGCTGTCCCGCCAGCTGGGCCACGGCGTCGGACAGATCTGGGGCAGCTGA